From the Maioricimonas rarisocia genome, one window contains:
- a CDS encoding cation-translocating P-type ATPase, producing MWYSRDIEDVLSDLGSDPEQGLSEAEAAERLEKYGPNELIETGGRGPWEILWEQISAPLVVLLVVAAIVSAFLGEYTDAIAITAIIVLNAILGFVQEYRAEKAMAALKQMAAPEVKVRRDGVLKQISSRLLVPGDLVVIETGNRVPADARLIEAVNLKVEEAALTGESQPVDKQPAALADEEVALADRTNQVFMGTVVRYGRGRAVVTETGMQTELGKIATLLQTVEQEPTPLQRKLARLSKRLAIATLGIVVIVFVAGVLRDEPARLMFMTALSMAVAVVPEGLPAVATVALALGTRRMLKRNALIRKLPAVETLGAVTVICSDKTGTLTENRMAVDTVVTATDDWRAAERGASTTTSVVESHPDVALLLLVGELCNDAEVEHVDGETVAVGDPTEGALVLAAERVGLWAEDLQERWPRLAEVPFDSDRKRMTTVHRVNGEAPAPGVAGVLPLLKSAGSTGVLGCTKGASSAILDVADREWRAGQIVPLDNRRRDEIAETNDRLAGNGQRVLAVAMKMLDESIASRNDVEETAERDLVFLGLVGLMDRPRPEVRDAVARCRAAGIRPVMITGDHPLTAAYIGSELGFETTRDAVTGLTLEKTSDEELEALLNETSIYARVSPEHKLRIVTALQRSGHVVAMTGDGVNDAPALKRADIGVAMGITGTDVSKDASEMVLLDDNFASIVGAVEEGRLVYDNIIKFLRYTLTSNSGEIWVMLLGPAMGMPLPLLPLQILWVNLVTDGLPGLALAIEQPELDTMERPPRRIQEPVLSWSMIFDIVWIGLLMGGVSIAVGYRWWLLEPTETAHATWGTMVFTVLTLSQMGNAMAIRSDRESLFRLGVFSNMALVGAVALTFVLQLAVIYVPAMQEVFSTVSLSARELGVCLVLSTIVFWGVEAQKWVKRRLKRRREESDHPPAAGKNPVQ from the coding sequence ATGTGGTACTCGCGCGACATCGAGGATGTCCTGTCCGATCTGGGGAGCGATCCCGAACAGGGACTCTCGGAAGCGGAAGCGGCGGAGCGTCTCGAGAAGTATGGGCCAAACGAACTGATCGAGACCGGCGGCCGCGGTCCCTGGGAGATCCTGTGGGAGCAGATCAGTGCTCCGCTGGTGGTGCTGCTGGTTGTGGCGGCGATCGTCTCCGCATTCCTTGGTGAATACACCGACGCGATCGCGATCACGGCGATCATCGTGCTCAACGCGATTCTTGGTTTCGTGCAGGAATACCGGGCCGAGAAGGCGATGGCGGCGCTCAAGCAGATGGCGGCACCGGAGGTGAAGGTGCGGCGGGATGGCGTGCTCAAGCAGATCTCGTCGCGGCTGCTCGTCCCGGGTGATCTGGTCGTCATCGAAACCGGCAACCGGGTTCCGGCTGATGCGCGACTGATCGAAGCCGTCAACCTGAAGGTCGAAGAGGCGGCTCTCACGGGGGAGTCGCAGCCGGTCGACAAGCAGCCGGCTGCACTGGCCGACGAAGAAGTGGCGTTGGCGGACCGCACGAATCAGGTCTTCATGGGAACGGTGGTCCGCTATGGTCGGGGCCGGGCCGTCGTGACCGAAACAGGAATGCAGACGGAACTCGGCAAGATCGCGACCCTGCTGCAGACGGTCGAGCAGGAGCCGACGCCCCTGCAGCGGAAGCTGGCCCGCCTGAGCAAGCGGCTGGCGATCGCGACGCTGGGGATTGTCGTCATCGTTTTTGTGGCCGGTGTGTTGCGCGACGAACCGGCCCGTCTGATGTTCATGACGGCCCTGAGCATGGCGGTCGCCGTCGTACCTGAAGGGCTGCCGGCGGTCGCGACTGTGGCGCTCGCCCTGGGGACGCGTCGCATGCTGAAGCGGAATGCCCTGATCCGCAAGCTGCCTGCCGTCGAAACGCTCGGTGCCGTGACGGTGATCTGTTCCGACAAGACCGGCACGCTGACCGAGAACCGGATGGCCGTCGACACGGTCGTGACGGCGACCGACGACTGGCGTGCGGCCGAACGGGGCGCATCGACCACGACATCTGTGGTGGAATCGCACCCGGATGTAGCGTTGCTGCTGCTGGTCGGAGAATTGTGCAACGATGCCGAGGTCGAACACGTGGACGGCGAGACCGTTGCGGTTGGCGATCCGACGGAAGGGGCTCTGGTGCTCGCAGCGGAGCGTGTCGGGTTGTGGGCCGAGGATCTGCAGGAACGATGGCCGCGGCTGGCCGAGGTGCCGTTTGATTCCGACCGCAAACGGATGACGACCGTGCATCGGGTCAACGGCGAGGCTCCAGCTCCCGGAGTCGCGGGTGTCCTTCCGTTGCTGAAGTCGGCCGGTTCGACGGGGGTGCTCGGGTGCACGAAAGGGGCATCGTCCGCCATCCTCGACGTCGCCGATCGGGAGTGGAGAGCGGGGCAGATCGTGCCGCTCGACAACCGCCGCCGGGACGAGATCGCCGAGACCAACGACCGTCTCGCGGGCAATGGTCAACGTGTGTTGGCGGTGGCAATGAAGATGCTCGATGAGTCGATCGCCTCCCGGAACGACGTGGAGGAGACAGCCGAGCGGGACCTGGTCTTCCTCGGGCTGGTGGGACTGATGGATCGGCCGCGGCCGGAAGTCCGGGATGCGGTCGCGCGGTGCCGGGCAGCGGGTATTCGGCCGGTAATGATCACCGGCGACCATCCGCTGACGGCGGCGTACATTGGCAGCGAGCTGGGATTCGAGACCACTCGCGATGCCGTGACCGGCCTGACACTGGAGAAGACGTCCGATGAGGAGCTCGAAGCGCTTCTGAATGAGACAAGCATCTATGCCCGCGTTTCGCCGGAACACAAACTCAGGATTGTGACCGCCCTGCAGCGCAGCGGACACGTCGTGGCAATGACGGGGGACGGAGTCAACGATGCGCCGGCGCTCAAGCGGGCCGATATCGGCGTGGCGATGGGGATTACCGGGACCGACGTGTCGAAGGATGCCTCCGAGATGGTGCTGCTCGACGACAATTTCGCGTCGATCGTGGGGGCCGTCGAGGAAGGTCGACTCGTCTACGACAACATCATCAAGTTTCTGCGGTATACGCTCACGAGTAACTCCGGCGAGATCTGGGTGATGCTGCTGGGGCCGGCGATGGGCATGCCCCTGCCGCTGTTGCCGCTGCAGATTCTGTGGGTCAACCTGGTGACGGACGGACTGCCCGGCCTCGCACTGGCGATCGAGCAGCCGGAGCTGGACACGATGGAGCGTCCGCCGCGGCGGATCCAGGAGCCGGTGCTCTCGTGGTCGATGATTTTCGACATCGTCTGGATCGGCCTGCTGATGGGAGGCGTGTCGATCGCGGTCGGCTACCGCTGGTGGCTGCTGGAGCCGACGGAGACGGCCCACGCGACGTGGGGAACGATGGTATTCACCGTGCTGACGCTCTCGCAGATGGGGAATGCGATGGCGATCCGGTCCGATCGCGAGTCGCTGTTCCGGCTGGGCGTGTTCTCGAACATGGCCCTGGTCGGGGCGGTCGCGCTCACGTTTGTGCTGCAGTTGGCCGTCATCTACGTCCCGGCGATGCAGGAAGTCTTCTCGACGGTTTCGCTCTCCGCACGGGAGTTGGGCGTCTGTCTGGTGCTGAGCACGATCGTGTTCTGGGGAGTGGAAGCACAGAAGTGGGTGAAGCGTCGACTCAAGCGGCGACGAGAGGAAAGCGATCATCCGCCGGCCGCGGGAAAAAACCCGGTACAATAG
- a CDS encoding DUF1614 domain-containing protein produces MSQMRDPQAFLPMLGCATLLAATMFICLMPLLVYEVMLTALRRLHLTPEGAALSVFGIFAGSLINLPIRRIERSEVQPQWVVGPMGLGAWSPRFRRVRHESLLAVNVGGCVIPMALAIWQLPHLFQAGTATTLVLLVVTVTNIVVCYRAARPVPGIGIVMPGFLSPLVAVVMTWVLSLTFGEVGEVNRAPIAFVAGVAGPLLGADMLHLRDMLRTPAAVLSIGGAGTFDGIVLSGVLAALLA; encoded by the coding sequence ATGAGTCAGATGCGTGATCCCCAGGCGTTCCTGCCGATGCTGGGCTGCGCAACGCTGCTGGCGGCCACGATGTTCATCTGCCTGATGCCGCTGCTCGTCTATGAGGTGATGCTGACGGCGCTGCGGCGACTGCACCTGACACCGGAGGGGGCGGCGTTGTCGGTGTTCGGGATCTTCGCCGGCTCATTAATCAATCTGCCCATCCGCCGGATCGAACGATCGGAAGTCCAGCCGCAGTGGGTGGTCGGGCCGATGGGGCTGGGGGCCTGGTCGCCGCGGTTTCGCCGTGTGCGACACGAATCGTTGCTGGCGGTGAATGTCGGTGGCTGTGTGATTCCGATGGCTCTGGCGATCTGGCAGTTGCCGCATCTGTTCCAGGCCGGCACTGCAACTACGCTGGTGCTGCTGGTCGTGACGGTGACGAACATCGTCGTCTGTTACCGGGCGGCGCGTCCGGTACCGGGGATCGGAATTGTCATGCCGGGGTTTCTTTCGCCGCTGGTTGCGGTCGTCATGACGTGGGTGCTGTCGCTGACATTCGGAGAGGTCGGTGAAGTCAACCGGGCGCCGATCGCGTTTGTAGCGGGTGTGGCAGGGCCGTTGCTTGGTGCGGACATGCTGCACCTGCGGGACATGTTGCGGACGCCCGCGGCCGTGCTGTCGATCGGCGGTGCGGGAACATTTGACGGGATCGTGCTGTCGGGAGTTCTCGCAGCACTGCTGGCATAG
- a CDS encoding PGPGW domain-containing protein has product MPEWLELDPGLAWWVVSLSVLTFFGTLLAIPVLLVRMPADYFLRTSPPPDSFRAEHPLVRWAIRIAKNGLGAVFVIAGVAMLVLPGQGILTILIGITLLDLPGKRRVELALIRREAVLKGINWMRRRANRPPLQLPQRRRLGFREPEQDNQNAEKS; this is encoded by the coding sequence ATGCCGGAATGGCTGGAACTGGATCCGGGACTGGCGTGGTGGGTGGTCTCCCTCTCGGTGCTGACGTTCTTCGGCACGCTACTGGCGATCCCGGTGCTGCTGGTGCGGATGCCGGCGGACTACTTTCTGCGCACGTCCCCCCCACCTGACAGTTTCCGCGCGGAGCATCCGCTGGTGCGGTGGGCGATCCGGATCGCCAAGAACGGGTTGGGGGCCGTCTTTGTCATTGCCGGTGTGGCCATGCTGGTGCTGCCGGGCCAGGGAATCCTCACGATTCTGATCGGGATCACCCTGCTCGATCTGCCGGGCAAACGACGCGTCGAGCTGGCCCTCATTCGTCGGGAGGCCGTGTTGAAGGGGATCAACTGGATGCGGCGTCGCGCCAACCGGCCGCCTCTGCAGCTTCCTCAGCGTCGCCGTCTCGGCTTTCGGGAACCGGAACAGGACAATCAGAATGCGGAGAAGTCATGA
- a CDS encoding ANTAR domain-containing response regulator, whose translation MNERTLRIAVADDEVDMRDFLSRILPHLGHEVVAVAQTGVELVEKCRETSPDLVITDIEMPEMDGVDAIREICRDRPVPTIVVSAHHEEDCIDRALRQQILAYLVKPIKKSDLQPAIALAMQRYREFQALHQQAADLHQALEDRKLIERAKGILMTRAKLSEPEAFRRLQLLSSEKNLKMVEIARSIVTAEEAFAS comes from the coding sequence ATGAACGAGCGAACTTTGAGAATTGCAGTGGCCGATGACGAAGTCGACATGCGCGACTTTCTCAGCCGCATTCTGCCGCACCTGGGGCACGAGGTGGTCGCGGTGGCCCAGACCGGCGTCGAACTGGTCGAGAAGTGCCGCGAGACGTCGCCGGATCTCGTCATCACCGATATCGAGATGCCGGAAATGGACGGCGTTGACGCCATCCGGGAGATTTGCCGGGATCGGCCGGTCCCGACGATCGTGGTCTCGGCTCATCACGAAGAGGACTGCATCGACCGGGCGCTGAGGCAGCAGATACTGGCGTACCTGGTGAAGCCGATCAAGAAGAGCGACCTGCAGCCGGCGATCGCCCTGGCGATGCAGCGGTACAGGGAGTTTCAGGCCCTGCACCAGCAGGCGGCCGATCTGCACCAGGCACTCGAGGACCGCAAGCTGATCGAGCGCGCCAAGGGAATTCTGATGACGCGAGCAAAGCTCAGCGAGCCCGAAGCGTTCCGGCGACTGCAATTGCTCTCGAGCGAGAAGAACCTGAAGATGGTGGAGATCGCACGCTCGATCGTGACGGCCGAAGAAGCCTTTGCGAGTTGA